A part of Desulfuromonas sp. genomic DNA contains:
- a CDS encoding HigA family addiction module antitoxin produces the protein MSPHEVLLEEFLGPMDLSQNRLAREISAPPRRINEIVNGKRAVTADTAQRLARYFGNSEGFWMGLQAEFDLEKARAA, from the coding sequence ATGTCGCCCCACGAAGTGCTGCTCGAAGAGTTTCTCGGGCCGATGGACCTCAGCCAGAACCGCCTCGCGCGGGAGATCAGCGCCCCCCCCCGCCGGATAAACGAAATCGTGAATGGCAAGCGGGCCGTCACCGCCGACACGGCACAAAGGCTGGCGCGCTATTTCGGCAACAGCGAAGGGTTCTGGATGGGGCTTCAGGCCGAGTTCGACCTGGAGAAGGCGCGGGCGGCGTAG
- a CDS encoding Txe/YoeB family addiction module toxin, with product MSWRIIFTKQAQKDAKKLSASGLKPKAEKLLDVLAANPFQAPPPYEKLVGDLSGAYSRRINIQHRLVYQVLEELRTVKVLRMWTHYE from the coding sequence GTGAGTTGGCGGATCATTTTCACTAAGCAGGCCCAAAAGGATGCGAAGAAACTTTCGGCATCGGGGCTGAAACCAAAAGCTGAAAAGCTGCTTGACGTCCTGGCGGCAAATCCCTTCCAGGCGCCACCGCCATACGAAAAACTTGTCGGTGATCTGTCCGGTGCATATTCCCGCCGGATCAACATCCAGCACCGTCTTGTCTACCAGGTTCTGGAAGAATTACGGACGGTGAAGGTCCTGCGGATGTGGACGCATTACGAATAA
- the hypA gene encoding hydrogenase maturation nickel metallochaperone HypA yields the protein MHEVGITRSIVEIAERTAREEGAKKVLSVTVAIGALSGVVPEAVEFCFEACTRGTMLEKARLIVERVPGRGRCADCGGEPEIDPYTFDCPACGAFGLERLQGDELKILEMEID from the coding sequence GTGCACGAAGTCGGCATCACCCGCAGCATCGTCGAAATCGCCGAGCGCACCGCCCGGGAGGAGGGCGCGAAGAAGGTCCTCTCGGTGACCGTGGCCATCGGCGCCCTCTCGGGGGTCGTCCCCGAGGCGGTGGAGTTCTGCTTCGAGGCCTGCACCCGGGGAACGATGCTGGAGAAAGCCCGGCTGATCGTCGAGCGCGTCCCCGGCCGCGGCCGCTGCGCCGACTGCGGGGGGGAGCCTGAGATCGACCCGTACACCTTCGACTGCCCCGCCTGCGGCGCCTTCGGCCTGGAGAGGCTGCAGGGGGATGAACTGAA
- a CDS encoding type II toxin-antitoxin system Phd/YefM family antitoxin, protein MTTITATDARKRLYKLLDEVSDSHVPIQITGKRGNAVLISEDDWRAVQETLHLHSVPGMRESIVEGMKTPVEECDEELDW, encoded by the coding sequence ATGACGACAATCACGGCAACGGACGCAAGAAAAAGGCTCTACAAACTTCTGGATGAAGTTTCCGATTCCCATGTTCCGATCCAGATTACCGGCAAGCGCGGCAACGCCGTTCTGATCTCCGAAGACGATTGGCGGGCGGTGCAGGAGACTCTGCACCTCCATTCCGTCCCTGGCATGAGGGAGTCTATTGTCGAAGGGATGAAGACCCCGGTAGAGGAGTGCGACGAGGAACTTGACTGGTGA